The Nocardioides houyundeii genome includes the window CCGGCGAGCCGTCGGCGGCTCCAGCGTCTTCGGCTCCGTGCCGGCGCTCAACCAGTACTGGCACCCGTGGCTGCTCGGAGGCAAGGCGCACGGCACGGCGGTGCTCGGCGCCGAGTCGGTGGAGATCGAGGGCTGGGACGTGTACGGGGAGAAGAACTGGGGCAAGGGCGGCTTCCCCGACTCCTGGTGGTGGGGCCAGGCGCAGGGCTTCGAGGAGGAGTCCGTGTGCGTGGCCTTCGCCGGCGGCGAGGTGAGCGCCGGCCCGCTGCGCACCACCGTGACCGCGCTGGTGGTGCTGCTGCCCGACGGCCGGCTGGTCCGGCTCGGCGACCCCGTGGTCTCTCCGGTCCGCGCCGAGGTCGCCGACGAGCACTGGTCCCTGCGGGGCCGCAGCGCTGCGTGGCAGATCGAGGTGGAGGGTCATGGCGCCCTCGGCAGCGCCCACGTGCTCCCGGTGCCGCTGCCGTTCGAGCGACGCAACGTACCCGGAGCCATCGAGCACCTGGGGGCCACGATGACCGTGCGGGTGCGGCACCGTGGGCGCCTGGTGTGGAGTGGCGAGTCCCGCTCGGCGGCGCTGGAGCACGGCGGCATCGACCGGGCCCGCGCGGAGGTGCTGCGCCGCGGCGGGGCCGCGCACGACACCGAGGCCGCTCCCCTCCGCTGAACCCGCCCTGAACCTGCGCCGGCCTGCGCCCGGCGCTGGACTCCCGGGACGACGTACGCCCCGGCCGCTGGGCGGCCGGGGCGTACGTCGAGGTGCTGGGAGTGCTGGGATGCCTCAGAGGCTGGCGAGGATCTCCCGCATCAGGGCTGCGGTCTCCGACGGCGTCTTGCCGACCTTGACCCCGGCGGCCTCGAGGGCCTCCTTCTTCGCCTGGGCGGTGCCCGAGGAGCCCGACACGATGGCGCCGGCGTGGCCCATGGTCTTGCCCTCCGGAGCGGTGAAGCCGGCGACGTAGCCGACGACCGGCTTGGTCACGTGCTCCTTGATGTAGGCCGCGGCGCGCTCCTCGGCGTCTCCACCGATCTCGCCGATCATCACGATCGCCTTGGTCTCGGGGTCGTTCTCGAACGCCTCGAGCGCGTCGATGTGCGTGGTGCCGATGACCGGGTCTCCGCCGATGCCGATGGCGGTGGTGAAGCCGTAGTCCTTCAGCTCGTACATCATCTGGTAGGTCAGGGTGCCGGACTTCGACACCAGGCCGACCGGGCCCTTGCCCGCGATGGTGTGCGGGGTGATGCCGGCCAGCGACTCGCCGGGGGTGATGATGCCCGGGCAGTTGGGGCCGATCATCCGGGTGCCCTTGCCCTCGAGGTAGGCGAAGACCTCGGCGGTGTCCTGCACCGGGACGCCTTCGGTGATGACCACGAGCAGCTCGATCCCGGCGTCGATGGCCTCGATGCAGGCGTCCTTGGTGAACGCCGGCGGCACGAAGACGACCGAGACGTTGGCGCCGGTCTTGGCCATCGCCTCCTCGACGTTGCCGAAGACCGGGAGGTCCTGGCCGCCGAGCTCGACCGACGTGCCGGCCTTGCGGGCGTTGACCCCGCCGACGATGTTGGAGCCGGCCTGGACCATCAGGGTGGTGTGCTTGGAGCCCATACCGCCCGTCATGCCCTGGACGATGATCTTGGAGTCCTTGTTCAGGTAGATAGACATTGTTGTTCCGTGCTCCGTATCAGGCGTTCGCCAGCTCGGCGGCCTTGTCGGCCGCGCCGTCCATGGTGTCGACGAGGGTCACCAGCGGGTGGTTGGCCTCGTTCAGGATGCGTCGGCCCTCGTCGACGTTGTTGCCGTCGAGACGCACGACCAGCGGCTTGGAGGCCTCGGCACCGAGGATGTCCAGGGCGCCGACGATGCCGTTGGCGACCTCGTCGCACGCGGTGATTCCGCCGAAGACGTTGACGAAGACGCTCTTGACCTGGGGGTCGTTGAGGATGACGTCGAGACCGTCGGCCATCACCTGGGCGTTGGCGCCGCCCCCGATGTCGAGGAAGTTGGCCGGGGTGACCCCGCCGTGCTTCTCACCGGCGTAGGCGACCACGTCGAGGGTGGACATGACCAGGCCCGCGCCGTTGCCGATGATGCCCACGGCACCGTCGAGCTTGACGTAGTTCAGGCCCTTGTCCTTGGCCTTCGCCTCGAGCGGGTCCTCCTCGTCGCGGATCACGAACGTCTGGTGGTCCTCGTGACGGAACTCGGCGTTCTCGTCGAGGGAGACCTTGCCGTCGAGAGCCTCGAGCTTGTCGCCCTCCAGGCGCGCCAGCGGGTTGACCTCGACCAGGGTCGCGTCCTCGGTGACGTAGACCTGCCACAGCGCCTGGACCATCTCGATGGCCTGGTCACGCAGCTCGGCGGGGAACTTGGCCTCGTCCACGATGGCCGCGGCCTTCTCGGGCGTGACGCCCTCGATCGCGTCGATCCGGATCTGGCGCACGGCCTCGGGGTTGGTCTTGGCGACCTCCTCGATCTCCACACCGCCCTCGACGCTGGCGATGCACAGGTGCGAGCGGTTGGCCCGGTCCAGCAGGAAGGAGAAGTAGTACTCCTCCACCGGCGGGGTCGCGGGGGTGACCAGGACCCGGTTGACGGTCAGTCCCTTGATCTCCATGCCCAAGATGTTCTTGGCGTACTCGAAGGCCTCGTCCGGCGTCTTGGCCAGCTTGACACCGCCGGCCTTGCCACGACCTCCGGCCTTGACCTGCGCCTTGACGACGGTCACGCCGCCGAGCTGCTCGGCTGCGGCCTTGGCCTCTTCAGCGGTCTCGACAACGACGCCGAGCGTCGTGGTCACACCGTGCTTGGCGAAGAGTTCCTTCGCCTGGTATTCCATCAGGTCCACGATCCACCCAATCCTTTATGAGGTTCGCGAGCGCGCGGGGCAGCCCCGAGCGTTCGCCGGGGGGCGCGTTCCGGTCAGTCAGCCTAAACCCGCTGACACGGTGCCGAGCAGCCCGGGGTCTCCGCGTGGACACGGAGCCCTCCACGACGAGCGGCTCCAGGACGCCGTCGCCGCAGCGACCCTGCCCAGGACAGTGCTTGGCTGGGCAGGTGCCGACCGTCATGTGGTTCCGCCGGGACCTGAGACTCAGCGACCATCCCGCCCTCCTCGCGGCCCTGGAGCAGAGCGGTTCCACCGTCGCCCTGTTCGTGCTGGATCCCCGGCTGATGAGGCGCGCTGGGCCGGTACGCCGGGCCTGGCTGGCCGCCAACCTGCTGG containing:
- the sucD gene encoding succinate--CoA ligase subunit alpha, which produces MSIYLNKDSKIIVQGMTGGMGSKHTTLMVQAGSNIVGGVNARKAGTSVELGGQDLPVFGNVEEAMAKTGANVSVVFVPPAFTKDACIEAIDAGIELLVVITEGVPVQDTAEVFAYLEGKGTRMIGPNCPGIITPGESLAGITPHTIAGKGPVGLVSKSGTLTYQMMYELKDYGFTTAIGIGGDPVIGTTHIDALEAFENDPETKAIVMIGEIGGDAEERAAAYIKEHVTKPVVGYVAGFTAPEGKTMGHAGAIVSGSSGTAQAKKEALEAAGVKVGKTPSETAALMREILASL
- a CDS encoding tocopherol cyclase family protein — encoded protein: MPRSRRLLPSSPASALHRAYRRSGATLPFGDPLSAHGVAMEGYFWRLTDPGTGRVVIALNGVNRDAAGEHWATLGLAGHPGGHLRTVVHPHGHASEHGLGASAGDAFRGGPDSLSVDLGADSRLQVDISQPRPWPRRAVGGSSVFGSVPALNQYWHPWLLGGKAHGTAVLGAESVEIEGWDVYGEKNWGKGGFPDSWWWGQAQGFEEESVCVAFAGGEVSAGPLRTTVTALVVLLPDGRLVRLGDPVVSPVRAEVADEHWSLRGRSAAWQIEVEGHGALGSAHVLPVPLPFERRNVPGAIEHLGATMTVRVRHRGRLVWSGESRSAALEHGGIDRARAEVLRRGGAAHDTEAAPLR
- the sucC gene encoding ADP-forming succinate--CoA ligase subunit beta, which codes for MDLMEYQAKELFAKHGVTTTLGVVVETAEEAKAAAEQLGGVTVVKAQVKAGGRGKAGGVKLAKTPDEAFEYAKNILGMEIKGLTVNRVLVTPATPPVEEYYFSFLLDRANRSHLCIASVEGGVEIEEVAKTNPEAVRQIRIDAIEGVTPEKAAAIVDEAKFPAELRDQAIEMVQALWQVYVTEDATLVEVNPLARLEGDKLEALDGKVSLDENAEFRHEDHQTFVIRDEEDPLEAKAKDKGLNYVKLDGAVGIIGNGAGLVMSTLDVVAYAGEKHGGVTPANFLDIGGGANAQVMADGLDVILNDPQVKSVFVNVFGGITACDEVANGIVGALDILGAEASKPLVVRLDGNNVDEGRRILNEANHPLVTLVDTMDGAADKAAELANA